A region from the Pseudomonas sp. KU26590 genome encodes:
- a CDS encoding HDOD domain-containing protein, translating into MGIDQLFADLSSLPSIPKVAQDLIKQFDSPSSDLGSIAGNIEKDPVIAAKILRLANSARFRGARESSSIEDAAMRLGFNTLRTLVLASAVTGAFKAGPSFDLKGFWLKSFQVAGICRLLAKQSGADAEIAFTCGVMHDIGELLIQTGAPAVAERINSVTKTGTTGRAAIETLQLGFGYPEVGAELARRWGLPEVIQNAIAYQARPMQAPGNAIQPRIVAQALTISAALENHGGATAQAKQEVDGPLLEGVDLDAVFTALPKVLEDDKAFAELLS; encoded by the coding sequence ATGGGTATCGATCAGTTGTTCGCCGATTTGAGCAGTCTTCCCAGCATTCCCAAGGTGGCGCAGGACCTGATCAAGCAGTTCGACAGCCCGTCGTCGGATCTGGGCAGCATCGCCGGCAACATCGAAAAGGACCCGGTGATCGCGGCGAAGATCCTGCGGCTGGCCAACTCCGCGCGTTTTCGCGGCGCGCGGGAATCGTCGAGCATTGAGGACGCGGCCATGCGTCTGGGCTTCAATACCTTGCGCACGCTGGTGCTGGCGTCGGCGGTGACCGGCGCGTTCAAGGCAGGGCCGAGTTTTGATTTGAAGGGCTTCTGGCTGAAGAGCTTTCAAGTGGCCGGGATCTGCCGTTTGCTGGCGAAACAGTCCGGTGCGGATGCGGAAATCGCCTTCACCTGCGGGGTCATGCACGACATCGGCGAACTGCTGATCCAGACCGGGGCGCCAGCCGTTGCCGAGCGCATCAACAGCGTGACCAAGACCGGCACAACCGGCCGCGCGGCCATTGAAACGTTGCAGCTGGGCTTTGGTTATCCGGAAGTCGGCGCAGAACTGGCCCGGCGCTGGGGATTGCCCGAGGTCATCCAGAACGCCATCGCGTATCAGGCGCGGCCCATGCAGGCGCCGGGTAACGCGATCCAGCCCCGCATCGTGGCTCAGGCATTGACCATTTCTGCGGCACTGGAGAATCACGGCGGCGCCACCGCGCAGGCCAAGCAGGAAGTGGATGGGCCGTTGCT